The following are from one region of the Mangifera indica cultivar Alphonso chromosome 14, CATAS_Mindica_2.1, whole genome shotgun sequence genome:
- the LOC123195765 gene encoding BTB/POZ domain-containing protein At3g22104 isoform X1: MAVCCDLEVDINGEETFMVNKEIVALYSSRLSKLFAKSTDTKRNLKLIFHDFPGGTQSFELLLRFCYNNGQIDIAPSNISLLHCAAQFMEMKKSTLEKPNLLEQTEKSLEEINYWTWSELLGSLKQCQEFLPIANSSGILEKCLDSLVGRLALTIEASPCASTSSTDSSGFRFSSDTSTESLKNSFSRVTWWFEDLIILGPSLIEFVIKSMVGQKIDQVIISRFLFYYQKSKFYTATTEEKSKILETVIDMLNTLDRSSLSCKSLFGILRVALSLNIKKSGRSKLESMIGYLMDQATLDNILIPSPNGTNYLYDVNLVLRFLKAFLHRGGCQTSLSSLKKVASLMDLYMAEVAPDPCLKPLKFLSLALALPDSSRDSYDEMYHAIDMYFEVHAGLLEEEKMNICFSLNYEKLSAEVCLHLSQNAKFPSKTALQALISEQFKLKNLLESTNNTRSCTDSPCSLPKTGSKDKKDEANEQVVLYAGKLDLSADNEKLRAHLQGMQWRVMELEKVCRKMQTQVAKIMKSKVPSHRNARSLPKLCS; encoded by the exons GAAATTGTTGCTCTGTATTCTAGTAGATTAAGCAAATTATTTGCTAAATCAACAGACACTAAGAGAAATCTCAAACTGATATTTCATGATTTTCCCGGGGGGACACAGAGTTTTGAGCTTCTTTTAAGATTTTGCTACAACAATGGCCAGATTGATATAGCTCCTTCCAATATTTCCCTCCTACATTGTGCTGCACAATTCATGGAGATGAAGAAATCTACATTAGAAAAACCCAATTTACTTGAACAAACAGAGAAATCACTTGAAGAGATTAACTACTGGACATGGTCTGAGCTTCTGGGTTCTTTGAAGCAGTGCCAAGAATTTCTTCCAATTGCAAATTCTTCAGGTATACTTGAAAAATGCCTTGATTCTCTAGTTGGGAGGCTGGCTTTGACCATTGAAGCAAGCCCTTGTGCATCTACTTCTTCCACAGATAGCTCTGGGTTTCGGTTCTCCTCTGACACTAGCACTGAGAGTTTGAAGAACAGCTTCTCTCGAGTAACCTGGTGGTTTGAAGATCTTATAATTTTGGGACCtagtttgattgaatttgtGATAAAATCCATGGTTGGGCAAAAAATTGATCAAGTCATCATAAGTAGGTTCCTCTTTTATTATCAGAAGTCCAAGTTCTACACTGCCACAACAGAAGAGAAGagcaaaattttagaaactgtCATTGATATGCTTAATACACTTGATCGGAGCTCCCTTTCATGCAAGAGTTTATTTGGGATTCTTCGAGTTGCTTTGagtttaaacataaaaaaaagtgGTCGGAGCAAGTTAGAGAGTATGATAGGCTATTTGATGGACCAAGCAACACTAGATAATATACTGATTCCATCTCCAAATGGGACGAATTACTTATACGATGTGAATCTTGTTCTTAGGTTCTTGAAAGCATTTCTGCATAGAGGAGGTTGTCAAACATCTTTGTCTTCACTGAAGAAAGTTGCTAGCTTGATGGATTTGTATATGGCAGAAGTAGCTCCAGATCCTTGCTTAAAACCTTTAAAGTTCCTTTCTCTTGCCTTGGCGCTGCCAGATTCTTCCAGGGACTCTTATGATGAAATGTACCATGCTATAGACATGTATTTTGAG GTGCATGCAGGATTattggaagaagagaagatgaatatatgtttttctcttaattatgAGAAGCTTTCAGCCGAAGTTTGCTTGCACCTTTCTCAGAATGCTAAATTTCCATCAAAAACTGCACTCCAGGCTCTCATCTCTGAGCAGTTCAAGCTCAAAAACTTGCTTGAGAGCACAAACAATACTCGATCCTGTACCGATTCACCTTGTAGCCTCCCCAAGACAGGAAGCAAGGACAAGAAAGATGAAGCCAATGAACAAGTTGTTCTCTATGCTGGAAAGCTTGATCTTTCAGCTGATAATGAGAAGCTCAGAGCACATTTGCAAGGAATGCAATGGAGGGTGATGGAACTGGAGAAAGTTTGTCGAAAAATGCAAACCCAGGTGGCAAAAATCATGAAATCAAAAGTCCCAAGCCATAGAAATGCCAGATCCTTACCCAAGCTTTGTTCATGA
- the LOC123195765 gene encoding BTB/POZ domain-containing protein At3g22104 isoform X2 yields MEMKKSTLEKPNLLEQTEKSLEEINYWTWSELLGSLKQCQEFLPIANSSGILEKCLDSLVGRLALTIEASPCASTSSTDSSGFRFSSDTSTESLKNSFSRVTWWFEDLIILGPSLIEFVIKSMVGQKIDQVIISRFLFYYQKSKFYTATTEEKSKILETVIDMLNTLDRSSLSCKSLFGILRVALSLNIKKSGRSKLESMIGYLMDQATLDNILIPSPNGTNYLYDVNLVLRFLKAFLHRGGCQTSLSSLKKVASLMDLYMAEVAPDPCLKPLKFLSLALALPDSSRDSYDEMYHAIDMYFEVHAGLLEEEKMNICFSLNYEKLSAEVCLHLSQNAKFPSKTALQALISEQFKLKNLLESTNNTRSCTDSPCSLPKTGSKDKKDEANEQVVLYAGKLDLSADNEKLRAHLQGMQWRVMELEKVCRKMQTQVAKIMKSKVPSHRNARSLPKLCS; encoded by the exons ATGGAGATGAAGAAATCTACATTAGAAAAACCCAATTTACTTGAACAAACAGAGAAATCACTTGAAGAGATTAACTACTGGACATGGTCTGAGCTTCTGGGTTCTTTGAAGCAGTGCCAAGAATTTCTTCCAATTGCAAATTCTTCAGGTATACTTGAAAAATGCCTTGATTCTCTAGTTGGGAGGCTGGCTTTGACCATTGAAGCAAGCCCTTGTGCATCTACTTCTTCCACAGATAGCTCTGGGTTTCGGTTCTCCTCTGACACTAGCACTGAGAGTTTGAAGAACAGCTTCTCTCGAGTAACCTGGTGGTTTGAAGATCTTATAATTTTGGGACCtagtttgattgaatttgtGATAAAATCCATGGTTGGGCAAAAAATTGATCAAGTCATCATAAGTAGGTTCCTCTTTTATTATCAGAAGTCCAAGTTCTACACTGCCACAACAGAAGAGAAGagcaaaattttagaaactgtCATTGATATGCTTAATACACTTGATCGGAGCTCCCTTTCATGCAAGAGTTTATTTGGGATTCTTCGAGTTGCTTTGagtttaaacataaaaaaaagtgGTCGGAGCAAGTTAGAGAGTATGATAGGCTATTTGATGGACCAAGCAACACTAGATAATATACTGATTCCATCTCCAAATGGGACGAATTACTTATACGATGTGAATCTTGTTCTTAGGTTCTTGAAAGCATTTCTGCATAGAGGAGGTTGTCAAACATCTTTGTCTTCACTGAAGAAAGTTGCTAGCTTGATGGATTTGTATATGGCAGAAGTAGCTCCAGATCCTTGCTTAAAACCTTTAAAGTTCCTTTCTCTTGCCTTGGCGCTGCCAGATTCTTCCAGGGACTCTTATGATGAAATGTACCATGCTATAGACATGTATTTTGAG GTGCATGCAGGATTattggaagaagagaagatgaatatatgtttttctcttaattatgAGAAGCTTTCAGCCGAAGTTTGCTTGCACCTTTCTCAGAATGCTAAATTTCCATCAAAAACTGCACTCCAGGCTCTCATCTCTGAGCAGTTCAAGCTCAAAAACTTGCTTGAGAGCACAAACAATACTCGATCCTGTACCGATTCACCTTGTAGCCTCCCCAAGACAGGAAGCAAGGACAAGAAAGATGAAGCCAATGAACAAGTTGTTCTCTATGCTGGAAAGCTTGATCTTTCAGCTGATAATGAGAAGCTCAGAGCACATTTGCAAGGAATGCAATGGAGGGTGATGGAACTGGAGAAAGTTTGTCGAAAAATGCAAACCCAGGTGGCAAAAATCATGAAATCAAAAGTCCCAAGCCATAGAAATGCCAGATCCTTACCCAAGCTTTGTTCATGA